A stretch of the Pan troglodytes isolate AG18354 chromosome 20, NHGRI_mPanTro3-v2.0_pri, whole genome shotgun sequence genome encodes the following:
- the ZSCAN1 gene encoding zinc finger and SCAN domain-containing protein 1, with the protein MLPRPKAPASPRRPQTPTPSEQDADPGPASPRDTEAQRLRFRQFQYHVASGPHLALGQLWTLCRQWLRPEARSKEQMLELLVLEQFLGALPSKMRTWVQSQGPRSCREAASLVEDLTQMCQQEVLVSLDSVEHQDWSFGEEEDGKSPRSQREPSQASELILDAAAAAPALPEESEWLETTQLPQSLHTRAEAEAPRAPGLLGSRAHLPLKPSIWDEPEDLLAGPSSDLRAEGTVISGPKGPSAQRISPRRRNRNTDQSGRHQPSLKHTKGGTQEAVAGISVVPRGPRGGRPFQCADCGMVFTWVTHFIEHQKTHREEGPFPCPECGKVFLHSSVLTEHGKIHLLEPPRKKAPRSKGPRESVPPRDGAQGPVAPRSPKRPFQCSVCGKAFPWMVHLIDHQKLHTAHGHM; encoded by the exons ATGCTTCCACGGCCCAAAGCCCCTGCCTCCCCCAGACGCCCCCAGACCCCAACCCCGAGTGAGCAGGACGCAGACCCTGGGCCAGCAAGCCCCAGGGACACCGAAGCCCAGCGTCTGCGCTTCCGGCAGTTCCAGTACCACGTGGCGAGCGGGCCGCACCTCGCGCTGGGCCAGCTCTGGACGCTGTGCCGCCAGTGGCTGAGGCCCGAGGCGCGCTCCAAGGAGCAGATGCTGGAGCTGCTGGTGCTGGAGCAGTTCCTGGGCGCGCTGCCCAGCAAGATGCGGACCTGGGTGCAGTCACAGGGCCCCCGAAGCTGCAGGGAGGCCGCCAGCCTGGTGGAGGACCTCACACAGATGTGCCAGCAGGAAG TTCTGGTATCTCTGGACTCGGTCGAACACCAGGACTGGAGTTTCGGTGAGGAGGAAGATGGGAAGAGTCCAAGGTCCCAGAGAGAACCATCGCAG GCGTCTGAGCTGATTCTGGATGCAGCGGCAGCAGCCCCAGCACTCCCCGAGGAAAGTGAGTGGCTGGAGACTACCCAGCTCCCGCAGAGTCTGCACACCAGGGCGGAGGCCGAGGCGCCCCGCGCCCCTGGCTTGCTGG GGTCCCGGGCCCACCTGCCTCTGAAGCCGAGTATCTGGGACGAGCCTGAGGACCTTCTCGCAGGGCCCTCCTCAGACCTGCGGGCAGAAGGGACTGTGATCTCGGGCCCCAAGGGTCCAAGTGCTCAGAGAATCAGTCCCCgaaggagaaacaggaacactgaCCAGAGCGGCCGCCACCAGCCATCCCTCAAGCACACCAAAGGTGGTACCCAAGAGGCTGTTGCAGGCATCTCGGTAGTGCCGCGTGGGCCCCGAGGTGGGCGGCCCTTCCAGTGTGCCGACTGTGGGATGGTCTTTACCTGGGTCACCCACTTCATCGAGCACCAGAAGACCCATCGCGAGGAAGGGCCCTTTCCGTGCCCCGAGTGTGGCAAGGTCTTCCTGCACAGCTCCGTCCTCACTGAGCATGGCAAGATCCACCTGCTGGAGCCACCGAGGAAGAAAGCCCCCCGGAGCAAGGGCCCCCGGGAGTCCGTCCCACCCAGGGATGGAGCCCAGGGCCCAGTGGCCCCTCGCAGCCCCAAAAGACCCTTCCAGTGTAGCGTCTGCGGGAAGGCCTTCCCCTGGATGGTCCACCTCATTGACCACCAGAAGCTCCACACGGCCCACGGCCACATGTGA